GTAAAACTAAAAATCAAAGGTTGGTTTAAAAGCAGCGTTTCTGTCCTACTTCATGGTCAGAAAATAGAAAACAACTCACTGTCACTTAGACCATGTATGTGGGATTGTCCACATgtctctttaaaaacaaaaaaagagaaatacacAATGTTCAGTTACAAATAAAAGATTAATTTAAGACACTTACATCATACAAATgtaatgaaaatatatatataatatatgatatATTCATAATACAGTTGATGATTTTGCAGCTGCACAACATGAAATGACAATTacatactacatttatttgttctAAACTTGATGCatcaataacaaaaatacaacaGCAGGCAAACCAAAGTACTAATACTACACCAAATAGCCAGCCCTGTTCAGATTTGTGAATTAAGGCTAAGacaatttgtttgtttaaaatgtctgatgtgaagtaaaaaaaataacagcaacTCAGGATCTACGATGCCTTTCTAATTTTccttttattaatgtttatttattttttataaacattGCCTAATACATTTATTGCACTAGAGCTAAATCCAATTTCCATCTGTCAACCCTAAGTCTTCAAGATCCTACAGTCATCTCTTTTGTttcaaaaatacaaacacaaaattttaaaaatgtattaaatttcAATTGTCTGTATTCTAATTTGTATTCTAATAACAATTTAAGAATTGTCATGTTGTGACTGAAATTTCAAAGTGCAATTCTTATAAAGACATATGCAACATCTTACCTTCTGAATCAGCAGAGTCTTGATAgtcaactgaaataaaatacagaacaaTAAAAGATTGCTGATATTGTGGTTTCATGTATTGTATTCACAAGAAAAGGTTCAATAACAAGACACTTTAGATGAATAAAACAATTGTAGTGCATACACTGGTTTCTCATTTTCTTCAATGTAATAAtgttcatttatatttgaattataAGAGCCATAGGTGCCATTAGTGAGACAAGGTGGAGCCCACATAAACGCCATTCATATAACTGTATTTTGTTGTGCGTTTTAATTCTTTTAATCCGTTCCAACACCCATAAATCGCCTAGAGCCTCTTTATGGGCTTCTATTCATGGAATGAAGTAAACTGGAAGTTCCCCTCATTATCATGTAATCAATGACATGTAAACACATAAATCAAATACAGCCAATTTATGTCATGTACAGAGCAGCAAGTCCATATTGAGTATGCATTGGAATTGGACCCAATAATGCATTATgtttcacatactgtatagtgaaggtaatattgtttttttgtaattggtATTTTATTGAGTTTTTGTACATTAACATTGTTAAATTCTAGTCTACAGCTCAAGTGACATTATGTACATGTATGAAGGTAATATTGTTTAATAACCACTAACCTTTTTGAATTTCACATTTCCATACTGGTGGTTTACCCTTCTTCTTTTTGTTAAGGGGTGAGAGTGTAAGCTGGAAGTTTGTGTCTGGATTTTCAATGTTCACTTCATAGAAATTTGGCTCTTGGCTATCGTATCTGAGGGTTATTtcctgtgtaaaaaaataacatgaaagCGAGAGTAGTTAGAGTTTGACATAGAGTCAATGTAAATCTTATACAGGAGTAAAGGCGTTCTCTGGTCAAACTAAATCGTTTAGTGATAATGGTTTGTCTGGCTGCTGTGTGGTCAACTGAACATGCGTCTGCTCTCTGGCACACACTGAACGCAGCAAGCAAGGCCCACTCCAAACACAGCTGCAGTATTTACAACTCTCTTGAAGTAGCTAATGTGTGGCCAAAATGTCAATAGATTTGTAACTAGTCTCATTTTTGGGGCCTTAGTAATGAGAATGTTGTATTATTCTCGTGATGTGCCTTATTTTATGCGATATTACAAGACTATAACTGCAGCATTGCTCTCATAGACCGTTTACTGTCTGTGTTCAATCTGCTTAGTATTATTTATTCACTTAAGACCTGTGGGGCGATTTGTATTTGGCTGTTAAACAAATTTCTTCTTTTACAGAAACTGATGATTAGCTCTGTGTGAATGTAACactaatactatactatactatgtaaTACATGACAGGCACAAACTGGGGCTAGGTCTCTCCATCTGTCAATGAGTGAGTTCACTGTTCTGAGCCAATTAACCTGAGTACAAACAGGTGTTCCAGCCTTTGCTTCAAAAAGGGACCTGAGGGTACATGTGAGTTCCCTTAACTGTATCTGTTTTTCACTTGTATCTTTTCCTTGTGTCTTATTGCAGGTTCACAGCATATTGTTTAGACCATAATTGCAGCAGTTGAAAAAATGTAATGGCAACACATCGGCTGCCTGGTTGCAATTCAAATTTTTGCCATGTTTGTGTCTGCTGCGAGGTTGAAACCCTGCTGCATTTTCAGGTACTTGTCTGGGCGTGGCTTTTCGATTCTTTTGTATCcttttttctccttctttttgtccactctctggaaaaaatataaaaataagcaCAAAGCTGCTTCAAGGTTACAGTGGCAAATATTGCTATCTGtaatttaaattacattcatgaacaaacagtgtgattttaaaaatagagtATTTGGGTCACTATTgggaaaaaatgaaataaatggtCATTATTATAAAGTGGTACATCTGAGAAGAAATTATCACAACAAACCCACATCAGCAAAGTGTGAGAACACACACCGCTGCATTGTTTGACCATTACCACCAGTTCAGTTAGAGTCACTTACGTTAAGGAATTGACTATTTATATCAACTTGTGAAGAAGTTAAATTTGACAGAAAAGGGTCTGCTGTTTGAGGTAGACTTTTTTCGTCTCAACATACAACAGTATAATGACTTCATtctcataatgtttttttttttaaatatttttattccCTCAAGTATGACCTTATTCCCATAGTTgtacaacatttaaaatattaaaacattagaATCGCatttcacttttgttttcattttaaacactagcCTTAATACTCCATTGTAGGCTTTGGTATGGAATCTCATTATGTTACGCATTTGTGACTAGTAGTAAGTAATTAGTAAGATATTCAGTAACCTGTTGTAGACCATGATCATGTGGGATCAGGTAAACATGCAGTCTGAGGAATGATGTGTTGGGTATGTAGTATATTAACACTTGACAGCCTATTTTCACAGGCAAGCCCATTTTCATCAGAACCGCTCTTGGAGAGAAAACGGGTTCAGACAGCTTGACGTGGGACGATGTGACTTCAGACACTTTTTCCACAACATCTCCACAGTCATCTATATGCAGGACTGCAAACTTGTCTAATATTTTAGGGTTGTCATCTGCACAAAATACAAACGCAATTAGTGAGGAGAAAAGGATTGCATCAGTTTTTGTACATATACTATCAGATATTTCAgaagttattattttattattttcttcatGGCCACTTACCTATGCAGATCCAGTGCGGCAGGTATGCTTCATCTAACTTCCCAGCAATGACTGTGATGTCCATAAGGGGACCTGCAGGTATGTATTGTAGGCTTTCCATCCTCTCCATAATTCCTTCCCAAGAGCAAAACTGGTACTTAAAGCTGATCGTCTCCTTACAGACCCAGCGCAAGCCAGAGACACTGCATTCAAAGTTCCCTGATTCAGACTGTAGGCTATGTCgcagaaaataaaataagtgaGTTTGTGAATATgcacaaatatactgtattatggGCACAATATCATTGTATTGCCACTATAAATGTCAAATTGCATTTGTATAACCAGtaacagcagagagaaagattTCCTTCTGTTAAAATCCCCCAAAACCAAGCTTATGTGTTTCCTATAGTTCCAGTTTGCTGTGACACAGTATTTacagttattatttttatttatttttatttgtacctGTAAGTTGGAGCCTCATCTGCATCTGGACTGTTTACTTCAGGTTGAAGTTTCATGTCAGTCATGTAGAGGACAATAATTTATGTCAGGGGTAGAGTCCCTCCTCAGTGGATCCCAGTTCAGTGCCTCTGCAGTGTCTCCCTGTGCCTTTGATAGAAAAATGATATGGAGATGAattgtttaacattttaaaattaatttattattgttgAAGGCCTAAAGTAATTCTTACACTCTCCATTCAGGCTACATAACATTTCAGTCAACTAAAATGTTCATCATAGCCTATGTAGGCTACGGCATAAAGAATAGCAgcctatataacaaatatagaAAAGTCTCGAAAATTGAGATATTAAAGTGTGGGACAAATTAATTTGATTTCACCGCCAATGCTGCTGGTTACCATTATTGCTTGATCTGTGGCGAGAAAttagcaaacaacaaaaaaagtaatatgaaAAGACATTTCCAGAATAAGCATACTGCATTTGCTGAAAAATATCCAGCTAgggatgagagaaagagagaaatttCGGAACAGTCGTAGAAAACAGAGCAGATTATTACTTTTAAGAATTGGATCAAATCTCCAAACTCCACTGCTGCTAGTTTTGTGGCAGCTCAGGTAATAATAAGGCGTGGAAAGCCATTCATGGACGGTGAACACATGGAAGAATCGTTCACTAAAATATCAAAGCATTTATTCTTagacttaaaaaacaaactgagtAAGTTCAGAAAACATATGCATCTTTTCGCAAAGACCGTCAAAGACAGGGCCATAAATATGGCAACAAACATAACTATATTAATGAATGCTCATTTAGACCAATTAGTAATGTTTATAGGCTAATAAGACTTAGACGGTGTTACCTGCATGTGGTATACCCACCCATAGTGCCACCCATAAGCTTCAAGATTTCTGAAGGCCCTTGGGTAACACAGTAGTGTATTATTAGCGAGTTAACCGTGTAGGCTACACATTAATATAGCTTGATGTTAAAACTATATAAGTGAAAGTAACgttgaggaaaaaaatgccGTTTTACAAACCGCTTTAAAACAGCTTGTAGCTTCAGCTGTCATAAGTGAAGTCCGGCCAAATGTTGTGACTATAAAACCGTTTATAGTTTAGGTGAAATTAAGACTCCAGTCGAAGTAtgccaaagaatttctaataagacGTAGACGGGCTTTGGCTCCACCCTCGAATAGTTCTTCCCTCCCGCCCTCCTCTGTTGTTCTATTTGTACTCGGGATTCGGAAATAACCTATGGAAATAACGAGCTTAATTGCTGCATGGAAGACGTTTCATCATGCATGAAGCGGTGTATCTACGGTATTGCCAGACGGACGACAGAGGGCGGTAATACAACACAACTGAAGAGAAACGCGATAAGAAGTAGCAGAAGAAGAAGCTCTAACAACAACAAGCAACAAGCCGAACGCAGACGGGTGACCTGATTTTATGTAGCGTTTAAAGTTGTAGGTCATGTAACGTTAACTTGCATTCACAAATGTAATACAAAGGCTGGTTTCATTCAGTTTTCAACGTTCAGTttgtaaaatgtcttgttctgaTTAAATTGCCACCCTAATCCTAGTCCTAATGGTAGGCTTCCAGCTAGCAGTGAAGCTTCTTAATTAGCCACAACGTAACCAGTTATCGATGTGAATGACCAACGTGCAATCTCGCCCCTGGCACGTCAAAGGAAAATACACCTGAATAAAGGCATGCATTGTGATTTGTGACAGTAAGTTATTATCTAGTGAGCTTATAGCTTCATATTTGTTACAATGTACTACCAGCATTATTAATGTGGTAAAAATAAGGAAATACATTATCAAGGGAAAAATGGAAAACCTTGAGGTACTCTTAATCAATAACTTTATTGCTGCCAATTTGGTTTGCAGACAGATGATCTAGCCATGCCGTGCTTTTATCTTCccctaataaaaaaggaagctttTTGTCCGTGTAGGTAGTGAATCctggtacatttttttttattttttggaaataTTTGGTTCATGATCTAGACACAGTTAACATTAAACCAAAGCAAACATAAAGAGGATACAATGTGAATCCACAAGCAAACCCAATTAACCCAGATTCCATGAAATCAAAAGGCTGAAAAATTGACTGGCTAAGAAACAGTAGCCAACAATGGGAGTGAAACAGGCTTACTGCAAAACACACAATTGGATGATGTAGTCATTTTAGTGTAATCGGCTGCAACCCAAAAGCATCAACCACATCTCACATTCTTAAACTCCCTGAACAATAGATATTCAGAGCTGTAACCAACATAGCCCTATTGCTTCATTGCCAACACTATGTAGTCTTGTTTAAGCTTATTTATACTACTTGTAGCCTATTCAAATACATCATTGATTCTTGACAAAATAAGATTTACTTTGTTATTTCTTTTATATCTCCTAACTGACAGACTAAGTAACCTTTCTTTCAAAGATCATTTAATAACttgttggcttttttttaactttttcaataattttttcttttctaatcCACAGGAGTGTACCAGAAATGAGTTGCACTTTCCACCTCCTGGTTTCCCGTAGTGACTTCTACCATGGCCGGTTTCTGCTCTTGTCTCGACAGTCCCTGTTGCCCAGAGCGCTCAGCTCCAAGCCCCAGATCAGCCGCAGCCTGCAAGAGAGCTACAGGCTTCTGCAACTGCCTGACGAGGGACACAACAGTCCTGCGCAGGTGAAAGAGGCCTACTTGCGCCTCGCCAAGCTCTACCACCCGGACTCTGGGGCTCCGACTGCAGACGCAGTGCTGTTTGCTCGGGTTGAGGAGGCCTATCGTGCTGTGCTGGCACATCAGAGCAAGTCTAAGCAACCTGATGAAGGGAAGGAAGCTGAAGAGGAGGATAAGTCCAGAGGTACAGCATTTCCACACAGACACTACCTCAGTTACGAGGGTGTGGGTTCGGGCACGCCCAGCCAGCGTGAGCGTCAGTACCGGCAGATTCGCATCGACCGGGCATCCGAGCAGGTTTTGAACTACCGGCAGAGGGAGCACGAGAGGGCAGCCGCTGCAGAAGGGAT
This window of the Perca flavescens isolate YP-PL-M2 chromosome 6, PFLA_1.0, whole genome shotgun sequence genome carries:
- the LOC114556841 gene encoding NACHT, LRR and PYD domains-containing protein 1b allele 5, whose translation is MTDMKLQPEVNSPDADEAPTYSLQSESGNFECSVSGLRWVCKETISFKYQFCSWEGIMERMESLQYIPAGPLMDITVIAGKLDEAYLPHWICIDDNPKILDKFAVLHIDDCGDVVEKVSEVTSSHVKLSEPVFSPRAVLMKMGLPVKIGCQVLIYYIPNTSFLRLHVYLIPHDHGLQQRVDKKKEKKGYKRIEKPRPDKYLKMQQGFNLAADTNMEITLRYDSQEPNFYEVNIENPDTNFQLTLSPLNKKKKGKPPVWKCEIQKVDYQDSADSEETCGQSHIHGLSDKKPPLDGRLAALLEKAATVTTDIDRILIMLQDLNQQEFKAFIWKLENSDIGEGRERIPSSKLENSDMFDLVNQMWKTYIQQSVEVTMKVLKQIDRNDLVQILSVTSSGSKGKLCG